One Paenibacillus riograndensis SBR5 DNA segment encodes these proteins:
- a CDS encoding sensor histidine kinase, which translates to MIEQTRRKIDSVFNDIRVSTSIAVNSKLIQEFSVVDDDYKRAFDSGPYALDLMEYMRSFNSYVSGIVINDIRGRRLYSLESASGDIFYINRYEAFIRKYKDDPSLREKGMFTTILKDDRTDTEQFFYIAPIVETIGGIHFSQITGYCTVMVNMEKMQGLVKNTELTQSSTLYILNNRDEVIASTNSNARGTLFRDVLSMDKDILLNGVKANIDGEDILVQVKGLEQADGWRVVSMIPVHELTADMAPMRKVSIIVGIGIILTMIITGSFFMNNLMRPVMGLVMDMKRVGRRDMGFRIKVRFTNEVGLLACDINRMMDEMEEMARDMFNTQARLYESELSQKQAEFSALQSQINPHFLYNTLNCISSIGLEYGSREIAQITFCMSKIFRYSIKKDDLVQIWEEVDCIQAYMKIILIRYENKFSMELDVEDRLLKMKTPKMILQPIVENSVYHGLERMDQGGRLLVTGSIDVHGDVCFCITDTGRGMEPEELAALQAKLGMEYREQASEGQPAKGIGLTNIHNRLRMLFGEGYGITIESRFGEGTTVTVKIPKLLDDRKPLEE; encoded by the coding sequence AGATTGATTCTGTGTTTAATGATATCAGGGTCAGCACCAGCATTGCGGTCAATAGCAAACTGATTCAGGAGTTTTCCGTAGTGGATGATGATTACAAAAGGGCGTTTGATAGTGGTCCATATGCACTGGATCTCATGGAATATATGAGGTCCTTCAATTCCTATGTGAGCGGCATTGTAATTAATGACATCCGCGGAAGGCGGCTTTACAGTCTGGAGTCTGCAAGCGGCGATATTTTTTACATCAATCGTTATGAAGCCTTTATTCGCAAGTATAAGGATGATCCTTCGCTTCGGGAGAAGGGGATGTTCACCACGATTTTAAAAGATGACAGAACAGACACGGAACAGTTCTTCTATATCGCTCCGATTGTGGAGACGATTGGGGGAATCCATTTCTCCCAAATTACGGGTTACTGCACAGTAATGGTCAATATGGAAAAGATGCAGGGGCTTGTGAAAAATACGGAATTAACGCAGAGCTCCACCTTGTACATTCTGAATAACCGGGATGAGGTGATTGCATCCACGAATTCCAATGCCCGAGGTACGTTGTTCAGAGATGTTCTGTCTATGGATAAGGACATCTTGCTTAACGGCGTAAAAGCAAACATCGACGGGGAAGATATTCTTGTCCAGGTCAAGGGATTGGAGCAAGCAGACGGGTGGCGGGTTGTTAGTATGATTCCGGTGCATGAACTGACCGCGGATATGGCTCCCATGCGGAAGGTCAGCATTATCGTAGGCATTGGAATTATTCTAACCATGATTATAACAGGCAGTTTTTTTATGAACAATCTGATGCGTCCGGTGATGGGACTTGTTATGGATATGAAGAGGGTGGGGAGGCGGGACATGGGCTTCCGCATTAAAGTCCGGTTTACCAATGAGGTAGGCTTGCTAGCCTGCGACATTAACCGGATGATGGATGAAATGGAGGAAATGGCAAGAGATATGTTCAATACCCAGGCCAGATTATATGAATCCGAGCTGAGCCAGAAGCAGGCGGAATTTTCTGCCCTGCAAAGCCAAATCAATCCCCACTTTCTCTATAATACGCTGAATTGTATCAGCAGCATCGGATTGGAATACGGAAGCAGGGAGATTGCGCAAATTACATTTTGCATGTCTAAAATCTTTCGGTACAGCATCAAAAAGGATGATCTTGTACAGATCTGGGAAGAAGTTGACTGTATTCAGGCTTATATGAAGATTATCTTAATCCGGTACGAGAATAAATTCTCCATGGAGCTTGATGTGGAGGACAGGCTGCTCAAAATGAAAACGCCGAAGATGATACTCCAGCCCATTGTGGAGAATTCCGTCTACCATGGGCTGGAGCGCATGGACCAAGGGGGGCGGCTCCTGGTTACCGGGAGTATCGATGTGCATGGAGATGTGTGCTTCTGTATTACAGATACAGGGAGGGGAATGGAGCCGGAGGAGCTGGCCGCTCTCCAGGCCAAGCTGGGCATGGAGTACCGGGAGCAGGCATCAGAAGGCCAACCGGCAAAAGGCATTGGGCTAACGAATATCCATAACAGGCTCCGGATGCTGTTTGGAGAGGGTTACGGGATCACCATAGAAAGCCGGTTCGGCGAGGGGACAACAGTGACTGTGAAGATTCCAAAGCTGTTAGACGACCGCAAACCATTGGAAGAGTAG
- a CDS encoding ArsR/SmtB family transcription factor — MMKVDVTTANMRILECFSSDTRVRMIELMNEKPYNIGELAEALGLSSAIITKHILKLEEAGIVATENLAGKRGTQKRCTLKLDQLTLVLRSSAAEEQPDQNQLTVDLPVGQYYAYEVRPTCGLASPEKLIGMLDDPRYFDDPEHTKAELLWFASGFVEYRIPNYLVGNQSASSLSISLEICSEAPKYNDNWPSDITFSVNGLDLATWTCPGDFGSRRGQYTPSWWVDTQYGLHKTLSITDNGTFIDGVQFSGTRIGQLNIRAGQELRFRISCPETAVHCGGVSLFGKGFGNYPQDIRVTITV, encoded by the coding sequence ATGATGAAGGTGGATGTAACAACAGCAAATATGCGGATTTTGGAGTGTTTTTCATCGGATACCCGGGTGCGCATGATCGAGCTAATGAATGAGAAACCCTATAATATCGGGGAATTGGCGGAAGCCCTTGGGCTCTCCTCAGCTATTATCACCAAGCATATTCTGAAGCTGGAGGAAGCCGGCATTGTGGCCACAGAGAATTTGGCGGGCAAACGGGGCACCCAGAAGCGCTGCACACTGAAGCTTGACCAGCTGACATTGGTGCTGCGGTCAAGCGCTGCGGAGGAGCAGCCGGACCAGAACCAATTAACCGTGGATTTGCCCGTCGGGCAGTATTATGCATACGAAGTCCGCCCAACGTGCGGATTAGCTTCGCCGGAGAAGCTGATCGGCATGTTGGACGATCCTCGTTACTTCGATGATCCCGAACATACAAAGGCCGAGCTTCTGTGGTTCGCCAGCGGCTTTGTGGAATACCGGATTCCCAACTATCTAGTGGGGAACCAGAGCGCTTCGTCCCTGTCAATATCCCTGGAAATATGCTCAGAAGCCCCTAAGTATAACGACAATTGGCCGTCGGACATTACGTTCTCCGTCAACGGCCTGGACCTGGCCACCTGGACCTGCCCGGGAGACTTTGGGAGCAGGCGGGGTCAGTATACCCCGTCCTGGTGGGTGGATACCCAATACGGATTGCACAAAACCTTGTCCATCACCGACAACGGCACCTTTATCGACGGCGTCCAGTTCTCCGGCACCCGCATCGGCCAATTGAATATCCGGGCGGGGCAGGAGCTGCGCTTCCGCATTTCCTGCCCGGAAACCGCGGTCCACTGTGGAGGTGTCAGCCTTTTCGGCAAAGGGTTCGGCAACTATCCTCAGGATATCCGGGTAACCATTACGGTGTAG
- a CDS encoding glycoside hydrolase family 2 protein: MTQTALRTEYPRPQFVRAEWQHLNGTWEFEFDDERIGDTAEWSSGNHAFSRQIQVPFTYQSKLSGIEDTGFHDLVWYKRSFTVPEEWAGQRVILHFGAVDYQATVWVNNRQVAYHEGGHTPFQTDITLALQPGENSLVVRAEDFSRDVTLPRGKQYWKEDSASIFYTRTTGIWQTVWLEPVSEYYIRKLKFKPDIDRNEIQIRTFLNQAPAGCKAEARIEIRFKDEYRAVTTLSIDHAEETRTIGLHDFNDHSLGRWWSPEHPNLYEVAVTLFVDGTQADQAESYFGMRKIAVEAGKLMLNNRIYFMRLVLDQGYFPEGILTAPSDGDLKRDIELAKQMGFNGARKHQKIEDPRYLYWADRLGYLVWGEMANAYAYSEEYVRKVTAEWQEAVERDYNHPSLVVWVPLNESWGVPNILIDKRQQRHAMAMYFLTKSLDDSRLVISNDGWEQMTTDLVTIHDYEWRREDLTERYSTLEGTLIGKPHRRELFVGGTAYAGQPVLVTEFGGIAYKKSDWEGWGYSGADNDEDFLAKLAGVIEPLLQSPHVQGICYTQLTDVEQEINGLLTYDRAPKVPLEQIKQIVAGQSR, from the coding sequence ATGACACAAACCGCCCTGCGGACGGAGTATCCACGGCCTCAATTTGTAAGAGCAGAATGGCAGCATCTGAATGGAACCTGGGAGTTTGAATTTGACGATGAGCGGATCGGCGACACCGCGGAATGGAGCAGCGGGAATCACGCCTTTAGCCGCCAGATTCAGGTCCCCTTCACGTATCAGAGTAAATTGAGCGGTATCGAAGATACAGGCTTCCACGATCTGGTGTGGTACAAGCGCAGCTTTACGGTTCCGGAAGAATGGGCAGGCCAGCGGGTCATCCTGCACTTCGGCGCAGTAGATTACCAGGCTACGGTCTGGGTTAACAACAGGCAGGTGGCCTATCATGAAGGCGGCCATACGCCGTTTCAGACGGATATTACGCTGGCTCTGCAACCCGGAGAGAATTCTTTGGTAGTGCGGGCGGAAGACTTCAGCCGAGATGTAACCCTGCCACGGGGGAAGCAGTATTGGAAGGAGGACTCGGCTTCCATCTTCTACACCAGGACAACCGGAATCTGGCAGACAGTCTGGCTGGAGCCTGTGTCGGAGTACTATATCAGGAAGCTGAAATTCAAGCCGGATATTGACCGCAATGAAATCCAGATCCGCACGTTTTTGAATCAGGCCCCTGCAGGCTGCAAGGCGGAAGCCCGCATCGAAATCCGCTTCAAGGATGAATACCGGGCGGTTACAACCTTGTCTATTGACCATGCGGAGGAAACCCGTACCATCGGTCTCCATGATTTTAATGATCATAGCCTGGGCCGCTGGTGGTCTCCGGAGCATCCCAATCTGTATGAAGTCGCCGTTACACTCTTCGTGGACGGTACCCAAGCGGATCAGGCAGAAAGCTACTTCGGCATGCGCAAAATCGCGGTGGAAGCCGGCAAGCTGATGCTGAACAACCGGATTTATTTTATGCGGCTGGTGCTGGATCAGGGGTATTTTCCGGAGGGGATTCTGACGGCGCCCAGCGACGGGGATTTGAAACGGGACATTGAGCTGGCCAAACAAATGGGCTTCAACGGCGCGCGCAAGCACCAGAAGATAGAGGATCCGCGTTACCTCTACTGGGCGGACCGGCTCGGTTATCTGGTATGGGGCGAGATGGCTAATGCTTATGCGTATTCGGAGGAATATGTGCGCAAGGTAACGGCGGAATGGCAGGAGGCGGTAGAGCGGGATTACAATCATCCGTCTCTGGTGGTGTGGGTTCCCCTTAACGAAAGCTGGGGGGTGCCGAACATCTTGATCGATAAGCGGCAGCAGCGGCACGCCATGGCGATGTATTTTCTGACCAAATCTCTGGATGACAGCAGGCTGGTGATCTCCAATGACGGTTGGGAGCAGATGACCACGGATCTGGTTACCATCCATGACTATGAGTGGAGGCGGGAGGACTTAACGGAGCGTTACAGCACCTTGGAGGGGACGCTAATTGGAAAGCCGCACCGCAGGGAGCTGTTTGTTGGGGGAACCGCATATGCGGGCCAGCCGGTTCTGGTGACGGAGTTCGGGGGTATAGCCTATAAAAAAAGCGATTGGGAGGGCTGGGGCTATTCCGGCGCAGACAACGATGAGGATTTCCTGGCTAAGCTGGCCGGCGTGATCGAACCGCTGCTGCAATCGCCTCATGTCCAAGGCATCTGTTACACTCAGCTGACCGATGTGGAACAGGAGATCAACGGCCTGCTGACCTATGACCGGGCCCCCAAGGTTCCGTTAGAACAGATTAAACAAATTGTTGCCGGCCAGTCGAGATAG
- a CDS encoding family 43 glycosylhydrolase: MVKKRFRYLLVCLAVLLMLPQWSGPAVAAEPMPDTPGSAPLWEGKNVADFYNVIMQVGADPWVYKHTDGFYYNVFVNASGIMVRRAKTITGIEAGERSLAWTPVNGTMYSSNVWAPEMHYVQDTDGKFKWYIYFAADNGANANHRMYVLENANENPMTGTWAFKGKITDSTDRWAIDGTVLTVNGQHYFIWSGWEETDGSFQNLYIAKMSDPRTISSERVLISTPDHDWETSPGKINEGPQVTIKGDTINLVYSANGSWTDSYCLGLITAKIGDDLMNPGSWVKQDQPIFSSANGVYGPGHHSIVASPDGAEDWIIYHAARWPGSGWTRKVHAQKFTWNEDNTPNLGEPADPNKPVAKPSGEPVRQRYEAEEALLVKDPNGETFPAVRRESSASGGMKIANINNANDYAQFTVNVPEAGFYMMSVRNANGSPNAAEASHILSVNGSSGANLNIVYSGPNRWGASTAKVYLKEGDNILRFWKGNNLAEIDSMDIFKLDASEILFESPGYTLGLGETRNLPLYTVTGTTYTAVGTGAFFSSSNPKVAVIDGGTQVKAVGAGSTTITATYNGKMTTANVTVIAEPESVQSVVMSGLAGILTSGQTSQPLQVTARYNNYEVQNVTADAQYTSSNPGVARIDSNSATRSVYAVKPGTTLITGEYNGKKAAFHLTVIAASDAVQVVSRVKTPSGVAPKPPGVVDVVYNSKSKKAKIVSWELAGLDFSSLGTVQVPVTLKLGGRNISSAITVEVIPGWGLDDIVNQLRNQLANFSYPLGDGLGNYNQSKYDAFVAEVDKAEKMAGNAELSKEQFERELDKLAGAEAALLGSLNNIQDGVLYNAYRDFSGDTAGKYPYGIITEGLTNGASATVQEENGNKFLRLTTTAASGKANLFLPYTGEVKAEADQRIVIEYRARLNSSFQYANGAMIRNDSGTGNYSMVTAFDTGKIIVQDGGTKKAVLNVANNIWYKVKIVANWDAKTYTVYIDDVPVAIDYKFRHTGGDKLTGQLFGVDGYANASIDFDDFKAMVILK; this comes from the coding sequence ATGGTCAAGAAAAGATTCAGGTATCTGCTGGTTTGTCTCGCGGTGCTGCTGATGCTGCCGCAATGGAGCGGACCGGCTGTAGCGGCAGAGCCGATGCCGGATACGCCCGGTTCGGCACCACTATGGGAGGGAAAGAATGTGGCGGATTTCTACAATGTGATCATGCAGGTAGGAGCCGATCCTTGGGTTTACAAGCACACGGACGGCTTTTATTACAACGTATTTGTCAACGCCAGCGGCATCATGGTCCGCAGAGCGAAGACCATCACCGGCATTGAAGCGGGCGAGAGAAGCCTAGCATGGACACCGGTTAACGGTACGATGTACAGCTCCAATGTCTGGGCGCCTGAAATGCACTATGTCCAAGATACCGATGGCAAATTCAAATGGTATATTTACTTCGCGGCTGATAACGGAGCCAACGCCAACCACCGCATGTACGTGCTGGAGAACGCCAATGAAAATCCGATGACAGGAACCTGGGCGTTCAAAGGAAAGATTACCGATTCCACCGACCGTTGGGCGATCGACGGTACTGTGCTGACTGTAAACGGGCAGCATTATTTCATATGGTCCGGCTGGGAAGAAACGGACGGAAGCTTCCAGAATCTATATATTGCAAAGATGAGCGATCCGCGGACCATCAGCTCGGAACGGGTATTGATCTCGACGCCTGACCATGATTGGGAAACATCTCCGGGCAAGATCAATGAAGGCCCCCAAGTCACTATAAAGGGAGATACCATCAATCTGGTCTATTCCGCTAACGGAAGCTGGACAGACAGTTACTGCCTCGGGCTGATTACAGCCAAGATTGGCGATGATTTGATGAATCCCGGCTCCTGGGTAAAACAGGACCAGCCGATTTTTTCCAGCGCTAATGGCGTTTACGGCCCGGGTCACCACAGCATCGTTGCGTCTCCTGACGGCGCGGAGGACTGGATCATCTACCACGCTGCCCGCTGGCCGGGATCAGGCTGGACCCGCAAAGTCCACGCGCAGAAATTCACCTGGAACGAAGACAATACGCCGAACCTGGGAGAGCCCGCCGATCCGAACAAACCGGTTGCCAAGCCATCCGGCGAGCCGGTGCGGCAGCGTTATGAAGCGGAAGAAGCGCTGCTGGTGAAAGATCCGAACGGTGAAACTTTTCCGGCTGTCCGGCGGGAAAGCAGCGCTTCAGGCGGGATGAAGATCGCCAACATCAATAATGCCAATGATTATGCCCAGTTTACAGTAAATGTGCCGGAGGCGGGATTCTATATGATGTCCGTGCGCAATGCCAACGGCTCACCCAATGCGGCGGAAGCCTCACATATCCTGTCGGTCAACGGAAGCTCCGGCGCCAATTTGAACATCGTCTATTCCGGTCCGAATCGTTGGGGGGCCTCCACGGCGAAAGTCTATCTGAAGGAAGGCGACAATATCCTCCGCTTCTGGAAGGGGAACAACCTTGCCGAGATCGACAGCATGGATATATTCAAGCTGGATGCATCGGAAATTTTATTCGAATCACCGGGATACACGCTGGGGTTGGGTGAAACCCGCAATTTGCCCCTGTATACGGTAACAGGCACTACTTATACCGCTGTTGGCACAGGAGCATTCTTCAGTTCTTCCAACCCGAAGGTTGCCGTTATTGACGGAGGGACTCAGGTTAAGGCTGTCGGAGCGGGCAGTACCACAATCACCGCAACCTATAACGGTAAAATGACCACGGCCAACGTTACCGTTATTGCTGAGCCTGAATCTGTACAGTCTGTTGTCATGAGCGGATTGGCCGGCATCCTGACCAGCGGGCAGACTAGCCAGCCCCTGCAGGTGACAGCACGCTATAACAACTATGAAGTGCAGAATGTGACAGCTGATGCTCAGTATACCAGCAGCAATCCCGGGGTCGCCCGGATTGATTCTAATTCGGCCACCCGATCGGTATATGCGGTCAAACCGGGCACAACGCTGATTACAGGCGAATACAACGGCAAGAAAGCGGCATTCCACTTGACGGTCATTGCTGCTTCGGATGCGGTTCAGGTTGTTTCAAGGGTGAAGACTCCTTCCGGAGTAGCCCCTAAGCCCCCCGGCGTTGTGGATGTTGTCTACAATAGTAAGTCGAAGAAGGCAAAAATCGTCAGCTGGGAGCTGGCGGGACTTGACTTCAGCTCTCTTGGCACGGTTCAGGTACCTGTCACCCTGAAACTGGGTGGCCGTAATATTTCTTCCGCTATTACCGTAGAAGTGATTCCGGGCTGGGGTCTTGACGACATTGTGAATCAGCTCCGCAACCAGCTGGCCAATTTCTCATATCCTTTGGGCGATGGACTAGGCAATTATAATCAATCCAAGTATGATGCCTTCGTAGCCGAGGTGGATAAAGCGGAGAAAATGGCCGGAAATGCAGAACTGAGTAAAGAACAGTTTGAAAGGGAGCTGGATAAACTTGCCGGGGCGGAAGCAGCCCTGTTAGGTTCGCTTAACAACATACAGGATGGCGTGCTCTATAACGCTTACCGGGATTTCTCCGGCGATACGGCGGGCAAATATCCTTACGGCATTATCACCGAAGGTCTGACCAATGGCGCTTCCGCTACCGTACAAGAAGAGAACGGGAATAAATTCCTGCGGCTGACCACAACTGCTGCTTCGGGCAAAGCAAACCTGTTCTTACCCTATACGGGCGAGGTAAAGGCTGAGGCGGATCAGCGTATCGTCATCGAATATCGCGCCAGATTAAACAGCAGCTTCCAGTACGCCAATGGTGCCATGATTCGAAATGACAGCGGTACGGGCAATTATTCGATGGTGACGGCTTTTGATACGGGAAAAATAATCGTGCAGGATGGCGGTACCAAGAAGGCAGTTCTAAACGTCGCAAACAATATATGGTACAAAGTTAAAATCGTGGCCAACTGGGATGCCAAGACGTACACCGTCTACATAGACGATGTTCCAGTGGCTATTGATTACAAATTCCGGCACACAGGCGGCGATAAGCTCACCGGACAGCTGTTTGGCGTCGACGGCTACGCCAATGCTTCCATCGACTTTGATGATTTCAAAGCTATGGTTATCTTGAAATGA
- a CDS encoding LacI family DNA-binding transcriptional regulator, producing MTEKKNVSIKDVALRANVSTATVSHVINGTRFVSNETKQKVHFAMNELNFRINSVARSLRSRRSYIIAFLAPILASETSNFYFMSVAAGVQSVLKQRGYHLILSDSSDNVEAENKEISMFDSQMIDGLIVAPASRDSDYEQLFGDYPVVYIDRVPNHCERDSVLIDNKTVTKEATQRILDKGHRKIAFLSGPLSVTTTIERYEGYSETLKNAGLELDDSLICFEEVSFENGYNKMGDLLEKKPTAIFVTDNVMAMGAMTYLQDHSIRIPDQLAVVGFDDVQWTRVTHPPLTVIQQPSFQLGVKTAEVILQRIEDGTSGKEEHRLKANFLVRQSL from the coding sequence ATGACAGAAAAAAAGAATGTCAGTATTAAAGATGTCGCTCTGAGGGCTAATGTTTCTACGGCTACGGTTTCACACGTCATTAACGGGACACGGTTTGTGTCCAATGAGACGAAACAGAAGGTGCACTTTGCAATGAATGAGTTGAACTTCCGAATCAATTCGGTAGCCCGCTCACTACGCAGCCGCAGGTCATATATTATTGCGTTTCTTGCACCGATCCTTGCTTCTGAGACGTCCAACTTTTATTTTATGTCGGTAGCAGCCGGAGTTCAAAGCGTATTGAAACAAAGGGGCTATCATCTTATTTTGAGTGATTCCAGTGATAATGTTGAAGCGGAAAACAAAGAAATCAGTATGTTTGATTCACAAATGATTGACGGACTGATTGTGGCTCCGGCCAGCCGGGATTCTGATTACGAACAGCTATTTGGAGATTATCCTGTGGTTTATATTGATAGGGTGCCTAATCATTGTGAGCGGGATTCCGTTCTCATTGACAACAAAACTGTGACTAAGGAAGCAACACAAAGGATTCTAGACAAAGGCCACCGAAAAATTGCCTTTTTATCCGGTCCCCTTTCGGTAACAACAACGATTGAACGGTATGAGGGTTATTCTGAAACATTGAAGAACGCAGGCCTTGAACTGGATGATTCGTTGATTTGTTTTGAAGAGGTGAGCTTTGAGAACGGATACAATAAGATGGGGGATTTGCTGGAGAAGAAGCCGACAGCTATTTTTGTGACGGATAATGTAATGGCAATGGGAGCCATGACGTATTTGCAGGACCATTCGATTCGTATACCGGACCAGTTGGCCGTTGTTGGATTCGATGATGTTCAGTGGACACGGGTCACTCATCCGCCGTTAACCGTTATTCAACAGCCGTCATTTCAGCTTGGTGTAAAAACTGCGGAAGTGATATTGCAGAGAATTGAGGACGGTACTTCTGGAAAAGAGGAACATCGCTTAAAAGCTAATTTTCTAGTCAGACAATCGCTCTGA